Proteins found in one Salvelinus fontinalis isolate EN_2023a unplaced genomic scaffold, ASM2944872v1 scaffold_1260, whole genome shotgun sequence genomic segment:
- the LOC129848890 gene encoding RAF proto-oncogene serine/threonine-protein kinase-like — translation MQCPELPHYLHAKNIIHRDMKSNNIFLHEGLTVKIGDFGLATVKARWSGSYQMEQPSGSILWMAPEVIRLQDNNPYSFQSDVYSYGSLVLYELMTGELPYSMIATRDQIIFMVGRGYLFPELRKLYKSCPKAMKRLVADCIKMSKDDRPLFPQ, via the exons ATGCAATGTCCCGAGCTACCACA TTATCTACATGCTAAGAATATCATTCATCGGGACATGAAATCCAACA ATATCTTCCTCCATGAGGGCCTTACAGTGAAGATCGGGGACTTTGGTCTAGCCACGGTGAAGGCTCGCTGGAGTGGGTCATATCAGATGGAGCAACCCTCTGGGTCCATACTATGGATG GCTCCAGAGGTGATCCGCTTGCAGGACAATAACCCCTATAGTTTCCAGTCTGATGTCTACTCCTACGGTTCTCT GGTTCTGTATGAACTGATGACTGGAGAACTGCCTTACAGCATGATCGCTACTCGAGACCAG ATAATCTTCATGGTGGGTCGTGGCTACCTGTTTCCAGAGCTGAGGAAGCTGTATAAGAGCTGTCCTAAAGCCATGAAGAGGCTGGTGGCCGACTGCATCAAGATGTCCAAAGACGACAGGCCACTCTTCCCTCAG